The DNA window AATTCTAAAAAAAGATGGTTAAATTCTCTACCCATTGGGTCCATGCGATTGGAGCAAATGTATGGCTGATGTAATTGATAAATTTGGTGTTCGATGGTATCTCTCTGTATAAATAATCTTTAAAGTATAAGCATATTTCTTATTGACATAATTTTCAAAAAATAATTTAAGGGCTAAAGCCTAATGAATCAATAAAATTCATTGGGCTTTAGCCCTTTTTCAAGACAAGGGAAGACAAGTGAAACGTCCGACTATGTGAAAATTCACATTCTGCACGTTTTCGTCATTCTGAACGCAGTGAAGAATCTGTATTTGAAGCTATTAGAGACCCATTCGCTTCGCTCAGGGCGACAGTTCACACACGGTCTGACGTCCTCTTGCCTTATCTTGTCAATGTTAAACTTTTCTTGAATGTTTTATTTGATTTTGCTTTAAATAAAAATAATACAGCTGTTCCTAATGCTATGACTATTCCTACAGGATATGCTATTGTAGTTGATAATTTAAATCCTTCTGGAGCTTGTAATAAGTAAGTTGCAGATACAGCTGTCATAAAAGTAGCAGGAATACTAGCCATCCAGTGGCTTTTATTGACTTTAACTAAATAAGCTGATGCCGCCCATAAAACTATCATTGCCAATGTTTGATTTGACCATGCAAAGTATCTCCATATAATGTTGAAGTCAATTCTAGTTAGGCCTAAAGCAATAATGAATAAAGGTACGGCTAATACCAATCTTTTCTTTATTGGTCCTTGCTCATATTTCATAGCATCTGCTATGGTAAGTCTTGCAGATCTAAAAGCAGTATCTCCTGATGTAATAGGCGCTGCTACGACTCCTAGCATAGCTAATAAACCGCCTACAGGTCCCAATAAAGTATTAGAAATAGTGTTTACTACTCCTGCAGCCCCACCGCCATTATTTAAAGCATCTGCTAATCCTGGAACTCCATTAAAGAACACCATGGCTGCAGCTGCCCAGATCATAGCTATTACTCCTTCTGCTATCATTGAACCATAGAATATTCTTCTACCATAGCTTTCTTTTGGCATACATCTAGCCATCATAGGTGATTGAGTCGCATGAAATCCACTAATTGCACCACATGCAATTGTAGTAAAAAGAATAGCCCATATTGGTAATCCATCAGGGTGTAGACTAGATACTGTGAAGGTTGGTAATTCATAACCTTTTACTAATATCATAGTACCTATTCCACCAGCCATTATAAGTAATGATATACCGAATATCGGATATATCTTGCCGATTAATTTATCAACTGGTAATATTGTAGCTATAAAATAATAAGCAAATATTATTGCTAACCATATATTCACGTTGTCTAATCCGAATAATTTAATATTAGCTAACAATCCCGCTGGTCCTTGCATAAATACAGTACCTACTAAAACTAATAGCACAACTGAGAATACCCTCATTATTTTTCTAATACCTTCTCCTAAGTAAATCCCCACTATTTCAGATATACTTTGTCCATCATGTCTAAGAGAAAGCATACCTGAAAAATAATCATGAACCCCTCCTGCGAAAACAGATCCTAAAGCAATCCATACAAATGCCATTGGTCCAAATAAAGCTCCTTGGATAGCTCCAAATATAGGTCCTAATCCTGCAATATTAAGTAATTGAATTAGGAAAATCCTAAACCAGCTCATAGGGACAAAATCTATACCGTCCTCTAATCTTATAGCAGGTGTTTCTCTACTGTCATCAATTTCAAAATGATTATCAACTACTTTCCCGTAAATAAAATAGCCTACTGCAAGTATAATAATTCCAATAATAAATTGTAACATCGAAAAAACCTCCTTATACATTTATTTAACATAAATTATATATCACTATATATCAGTAAATGAGGTTTTATGTATAAGAGGTTTTATTTCATATTTAAGATGCAATTTAGGAGTCCCAAATGCATATTCATTCTATATTCATTATTTTTTTAAACTCTTTAGAATAATTTCTACTTACTGGAATTACAGTACCATTACCCTTTAAATTAATATTGTAGGTAGAATTAAACCAAGGCTCTATGGATTCAATATAGTTTAGATTCACTATATATGATTTATGACTCCTAAAAAATGTTGTTGAATCTAAACCTTCCATTAATTCATTCAGTGTATGGTTTGTTTCAAATTTACCCTTATTGCTTTGGATTATAGTATTTCTACCTTCAGTAGTTATATAGATTATATCCTTAGTCTCTATTGGTATAAGCCTGCCTTGATGGTATAAAGATATACGTTGGAGAGCTTTTTTAGTGTTTAACTCAACATACTCTATTAGTTTCTCTAATTTATCCTTCCTAGGTTTTTCTTTTTCAGTAGATATGATTTTCTTCAAGCTTTTTTCTAATCTATCTTCTCTTATGGGCTTCAATAAATAGTCTATGGCATTTACTTCAAAGGCTTCTAAAGCAAATTGGTCATAGGCTGTAACAAATATTATAATTGGAACATTTTCATCCTTGTATGACAATCGCCTAGCTACTTCTATTCCGCTCATCTGTGGCATTTGAATGTCTAGAAAAACAATATCAGGTTTTAGTTCCTCAATTCGTTCCAAGGCTTCCATACCGTGGGATGCCTCCCCTACAACATCTATACCTTCAATGCCTCTTAGAATATATATCAATTCCTGTCTTGCTGGCATTTCATCATCTACTATTAAGCATCTATACATGTTCTACCTCCTAATGCTTAGGGATTTCAATAGTCGCTATTGTACCTACATTTAGTTCTGACTCAATTCTTATCCCATATTTAGGCCCATATTTATTCTTTAACCTTTCATTTACGTTTTTTAGTCCAATGCTTTCCTTATTATCCTTTTCTTCAAATAATGAATCTAATAAATCCTTACTCATTCCAACTCCATTATCCTTAACTATTAACTCAGTAGCATTTTCATTTTCTCTTGCAATTATTTCAACTTTTCCGCCTTCAATCTTGTCTATGACTCCATGTTTTATTGCGTTTTCCACTAAGGGTTGAAGTATTAATGGTGGTATCTTACAGTTTATGTCCTTTGGTATATCATATGTGATTTCCAGTTTATCCCCAAATCTTGCTTTTTCAATTTCAATATAGGAGTTAATATGCTCTATTTCCTTGTTTAAATCCACATCCTCTATTTCCTGTTCAAGATTTGTTCTAAAATAATCTCCTAGATGAATGAGTAATCTTCGTGCATCATCTGGCTGAGTTCTTGTTAATGAAACTATGGTATTAATTGCATTAAACAAAAAATGAGGGTTGATTTGTGACTGTAAAGCTTTTAATTCAGATTTAGCTAATAATTCCCTCTGATAATCTACCTTACTTAATTCTATTTGTGTTGAGAATATTTGTGCTAGCCCTAGGGCTAATTCTATTTCTACCTTCGTTATTGAATTTTCTTTACCCTTATATAGCTTTAAGGTTCCAATGACCTTGTCGACTTCTCGAATCGGAACAATTATTGCTGACTTTAATGAACAATTCTCATGATGGCAACCTATCTCTTTCTTTGTATTCGCAACAATATATCTATTAGACTGTAAAACTTCACGAGTTAAATTTGTTTGCAAATGAGCACCCGATAGATGGTGATCCTCACCTATTCCTACATGAGCCAATATCTTTTCAGTATCTGTAAATGCTACTGCCTCAATCTTGGTCATTTCTTGAATAACCTTTGCAGCATCCTTAGCAGTAGATTCATTGTAGCCTTTTCTAAAGTATGCCAGAGTCTTATCTGCAATTTTTAGAGCCAATTGTGCTTGATAAACGGACTCGGTTTCTATTTCCTTAAAAATACTATCAGTTATGGCAATAAATACAGCTATACCAATGCCATTTGCAAGAATCATTGGTATCCCAATAACCCTCACTAATTCTAATGCTTCACTAAATGGCTTAGCAACTGTAAGGATAATGACCATTTGCATTACTTCTGCCAAGAGGCCAAAAATAAGTGCAAAGATTATTCTATATCTGCTCTTTTCAAATTTTTTTCTTAATACCCCTGCCATAATTCCTTCAAGAAGAGTAGATATACCGCAAGCAATGGAAGTAAATCCTCCTATATCTATTAATACCCTATGACCGCCGGCTATTATTCCTGACAAAAGTCCTACTGTAGGTCCTCCCAATAATCCTCCTACAAAAACACCCATGACTCTAGAATTAGCTATTGCTCCTTGTATGGGAATTCCAGTATAGGTTCCCACTATGCCGAATACACCAAATATAATAGATAAATATATTTTATCTTTTTTATTAATATTTTGTTTTGAAACTAACTTTCTAAACAATCCAATCTTCGAAAGAAAAAGTGCCAAAACTAAAATGATTCCAACTCTATCAACTAGATTTTTGAGCAATATAGTCAGCAAGATAAGCACTCCCTTTAATAATCTTCTTCTTTTAGTATAACATAAAGTTCTCTACGCCTATAAAAAATTAACCCAAAATAGACTAGTTTTATAAAATAGACATTAGTCCCTTAAATAAATCAAACCTTACAATAGCTATTTCTAGCCATTATAAGGTTTTTGTCTATTACTCCCACTCAATTGTTGCAGGAGGTTTATTCGTAATATCATACACTACTCTATTTACTTCAGGTACTTCATCTGTAATTCTTGTAGATATCTTTTCTAATAGCTCCAATGGAATTGGGTACCATTTAGCTGTCATAGCGTCCTTAGTAGTTATAGCTCTTAAAGCTATGGTATGGCAATATGTTCTTTCACCATTTACAACTCCAACAGATTGAACATTTGGAAGTACTGCAAAGTATTGCCAGATTTCTTTGTCTAGACCTGCTTTTTTGATTTCCTCTCTAAATATCCAATCAGCTTCTCTTAAAACATTTAGCTTATCTACAGTTAATTCTCCTAGCACCCTTACTCCAATACCTGGTCCAGGAAATGGCTGTCTATTTACTAACTCATCTGGAAGTCCAAGACGTCTTCCCACTTCTCTTACATCATCCTTATAAAGCATTTTTAGAGGCTCTACTAGTTCAAAGTCTACATCCTCTGGAAGTCCACCAACATTGTGATGACTTTTTACAACAGCTGTTCCTTCAGTTCCACTTTCTATTATGTCTGGATATATTGTTCCTTGTACTAGAAAATCGCTTTGCCCCAATTTCTGCTTTTCTTCTTCAAAAACCCTAATGAATTCTTCACCTATTACTTTTCTTTTTGTTTCAGGGTCTGTAACTCCCTTTAGCTTGTTTAAAAAACGTTCCTGAGCATTTACTCTTATAAGATTCATATCAAATTTATTTCTAAATACTTCTTCTACCTCGTCTGCCTCATTTTTTCTTAAAAGACCATGGTCTACAAATATACAAGTAAGATTTTTACCGATAGCCTTGTGAACTAATACAGCACATACTGACGAGTCAACTCCACCAGATAATGCACATATTGCTTTTTTATCCCCTATTTGATCTTTTATTTCTTGAATTGATTCGTCTACAAAGTTCTCTGATATATTGCTGCTCATTTTCATTCCTCCAATTGTTTTATTTATTAAAAACTTTTACTGTAGTTTGGAGCTTCCTTAGTAATTTTAACATCATGTGGATGGCTTTCTAATAATCCAGCATTGGTTATTCTGATAAATTGTCCTCTTTCTTTTAAATCTTCTATAGTTGCGGTGCCGCAATATCCCATGCCAGCCCTCAATCCACCTATTAACTGATAAGTTACATCGCTGATAGGTCCTCTATATGGTACTCTTCCCTCAATTCCTTCTGGTACTAGTTTCTTGTTGTTCTCTTGGAAATATCTATCCTTGCTGCCTGCAGCCATAGCCCCAAGTGAGCCCATACCTCTATATACTTTAAATCTTCTGCCCTCGTACAATTCCATTTCTCCAGGGCTTTCTTCTGTACCTGCAAACATGGAACCAATCATAACTACATCCGCACCTGCTGCTATTGCTTTTACAATATCTCCTGAATATTTTATACCACCATCTCCGATTATAGGTATACCATATTTTTTCGCAGCCTGTGCGCAATTTAATATTGCAGTAACCTGTGGTACGCCAACTCCTGCTACTACCCTTGTGGTACATATGGAACCAGGACCTATTCCTACTTTTACTGCATCTGCTCCCGCTTTTATAAGAGCCTCTGTTGCTTCTGCTGTAGCTACATTTCCTGCAATTATCTGCAAATCTGGATACTCATTCTTTATCCTAGCAACTGTTTCCATAACTCCTTTTGAATGTCCATGAGCAGTGTCTACAACTATTACGTCAACCTTAGCCTTTACTAATGCTTTTACTCTATCCATTACATCTGCTGTAACTCCTACTGCTGCTCCTGCTAAAAGCCTTCCCGTGCTATCTGTTGCAGAATTAGGAAATGCTATTTTCTTTTCAATATCTTTTATAGTAATAAGTCCTACTAGAACATTATTATTATCTACTAAAGGAAGCTTTTCTATTTTATGTGACTTCAATTTTTCCTGTGCTTCATCTAAGGTTATGTCTGGCTCTGCTACAATTAAATTTTCCTTTGTCATTACATCATATATTTTTTTTGAAGAATCTGTTTCAAATCTTATATCTCTATTTGTGATTATTCCTACTAACTTCATGTCATCATCTACAATTGGTACTCCAGATATTCTGTATCTCGCCATAAGTTCTAATGCATCTGATAAGATGTGATTTGGCGATAAATAAAAGGGATCCGTTATAACACCATGCTCTGATCTCTTCACTCTGTCAACTTCTAAAGCCTGACTTTCTATGGACATATTCTTATGAATAATTCCTATACCGCCTTCTCTGGCAATTGCTATAGCCATCTTTGAGTCAGTTACCGTATCCATTCCTGCACTCATAATAGGCATATTTAATCTAATTTTTTTAGTAAGATTTGTACTTGTTTGTACATCCTTAGGAAGTACTTCCGATTGTGCTGGTACTAATAGTACATCATCAAATGTTAAACCTTCTCCGACAAATTTTTCCATTTTATAGCCCCCTAAATATTTTAATTGTTAATTGATAATTAAGAATTGTTTAAAAAACTAAAGAAAATAATAAAGAAAAATAAAAGCATTTGAACAGACAATAATTAAAAAGAAAAGTACACAGTCCCCTGAGTGGAATTGTGTACTTAAAAGCACAATTAATCCTAGAATTTATATAATTCTAGCTATTTCATTCCACCCATAGTCGGATAATTTACGGTAATCCGGTAGAGACTCCCTAGCCTTATTCTAGGGTATATATGAGTTTTCAAATCTGTTTTTCCTATAAACTTAACAAAAAATTACATGGTTGTCAAGGAAAATATCTAATATTATTATTAACATTTCTTAATATAATATCTATTATTCCCAATAATTATCATAGAAAAGAAACAAAATATCTTATAAAGTCCTTTGGTTAGTTATCTTTTGTTTTAAGTCTCATTTTTTACATGCTATATATTTTTAATAAACTGACATAATAATTATACTATAATTTAAGCTATCAAGGTGTGGAGGTGGTATATTGGAAAAAACCACGATAAAAAAAGATTCTGATTATAAAACACTTCAATTATTAGAGGAGCTTTTAAATCATGAACAGCTTCTTTCGAAAAAATGTTCTTCCTACAGTAACACAATCTTCGATAGTGAGTTGAAAAATATTTGTTATAATACTGGAAAAGTGCATGAAGAAAACTATAGATTGCTACTGTCATATTTGAATTCCTGACAATACAACATCTATAGCAATGAGATTCTTTAGTGATAAAA is part of the Proteiniborus sp. MB09-C3 genome and encodes:
- a CDS encoding carbon starvation protein A, with the translated sequence MLQFIIGIIILAVGYFIYGKVVDNHFEIDDSRETPAIRLEDGIDFVPMSWFRIFLIQLLNIAGLGPIFGAIQGALFGPMAFVWIALGSVFAGGVHDYFSGMLSLRHDGQSISEIVGIYLGEGIRKIMRVFSVVLLVLVGTVFMQGPAGLLANIKLFGLDNVNIWLAIIFAYYFIATILPVDKLIGKIYPIFGISLLIMAGGIGTMILVKGYELPTFTVSSLHPDGLPIWAILFTTIACGAISGFHATQSPMMARCMPKESYGRRIFYGSMIAEGVIAMIWAAAAMVFFNGVPGLADALNNGGGAAGVVNTISNTLLGPVGGLLAMLGVVAAPITSGDTAFRSARLTIADAMKYEQGPIKKRLVLAVPLFIIALGLTRIDFNIIWRYFAWSNQTLAMIVLWAASAYLVKVNKSHWMASIPATFMTAVSATYLLQAPEGFKLSTTIAYPVGIVIALGTAVLFLFKAKSNKTFKKSLTLTR
- a CDS encoding LytTR family DNA-binding domain-containing protein, with the protein product MYRCLIVDDEMPARQELIYILRGIEGIDVVGEASHGMEALERIEELKPDIVFLDIQMPQMSGIEVARRLSYKDENVPIIIFVTAYDQFALEAFEVNAIDYLLKPIREDRLEKSLKKIISTEKEKPRKDKLEKLIEYVELNTKKALQRISLYHQGRLIPIETKDIIYITTEGRNTIIQSNKGKFETNHTLNELMEGLDSTTFFRSHKSYIVNLNYIESIEPWFNSTYNINLKGNGTVIPVSRNYSKEFKKIMNIE
- a CDS encoding sensor histidine kinase — its product is MLTILLKNLVDRVGIILVLALFLSKIGLFRKLVSKQNINKKDKIYLSIIFGVFGIVGTYTGIPIQGAIANSRVMGVFVGGLLGGPTVGLLSGIIAGGHRVLIDIGGFTSIACGISTLLEGIMAGVLRKKFEKSRYRIIFALIFGLLAEVMQMVIILTVAKPFSEALELVRVIGIPMILANGIGIAVFIAITDSIFKEIETESVYQAQLALKIADKTLAYFRKGYNESTAKDAAKVIQEMTKIEAVAFTDTEKILAHVGIGEDHHLSGAHLQTNLTREVLQSNRYIVANTKKEIGCHHENCSLKSAIIVPIREVDKVIGTLKLYKGKENSITKVEIELALGLAQIFSTQIELSKVDYQRELLAKSELKALQSQINPHFLFNAINTIVSLTRTQPDDARRLLIHLGDYFRTNLEQEIEDVDLNKEIEHINSYIEIEKARFGDKLEITYDIPKDINCKIPPLILQPLVENAIKHGVIDKIEGGKVEIIARENENATELIVKDNGVGMSKDLLDSLFEEKDNKESIGLKNVNERLKNKYGPKYGIRIESELNVGTIATIEIPKH
- the guaB gene encoding IMP dehydrogenase — its product is MEKFVGEGLTFDDVLLVPAQSEVLPKDVQTSTNLTKKIRLNMPIMSAGMDTVTDSKMAIAIAREGGIGIIHKNMSIESQALEVDRVKRSEHGVITDPFYLSPNHILSDALELMARYRISGVPIVDDDMKLVGIITNRDIRFETDSSKKIYDVMTKENLIVAEPDITLDEAQEKLKSHKIEKLPLVDNNNVLVGLITIKDIEKKIAFPNSATDSTGRLLAGAAVGVTADVMDRVKALVKAKVDVIVVDTAHGHSKGVMETVARIKNEYPDLQIIAGNVATAEATEALIKAGADAVKVGIGPGSICTTRVVAGVGVPQVTAILNCAQAAKKYGIPIIGDGGIKYSGDIVKAIAAGADVVMIGSMFAGTEESPGEMELYEGRRFKVYRGMGSLGAMAAGSKDRYFQENNKKLVPEGIEGRVPYRGPISDVTYQLIGGLRAGMGYCGTATIEDLKERGQFIRITNAGLLESHPHDVKITKEAPNYSKSF